One Paenibacillus sp. FSL H7-0737 DNA segment encodes these proteins:
- the sufC gene encoding Fe-S cluster assembly ATPase SufC, producing the protein MAADFVIEGLKATIEGKEILKGINLQMKGGEIHAIMGPNGTGKSTLASALMGHPKYEVTEGTATLEGEDLLEMAVDERARAGLFLAMQYPSEISGVTNSDFLRSAINARREEGSEISLIRFIRLMEAKMKELDMNPEFLHRYLNEGFSGGEKKRNEILQMMMLDPKIVILDEIDSGLDIDALKIVAEGVNSMRSEDRGFLVITHYQRLLNYIKPDFVHVMMQGRIVKSGGPELAQRLEAEGYEWIKEELGIEDETVGQDA; encoded by the coding sequence ATGGCAGCAGATTTTGTCATTGAGGGACTTAAAGCGACGATTGAGGGAAAAGAGATTTTGAAGGGGATTAACCTTCAAATGAAAGGTGGCGAAATTCACGCCATCATGGGACCAAACGGTACAGGTAAAAGTACCTTGGCGTCAGCTCTTATGGGTCACCCTAAATATGAAGTAACTGAAGGAACAGCAACACTTGAAGGTGAAGATCTTCTGGAGATGGCGGTTGATGAACGCGCACGTGCAGGTCTTTTCCTTGCTATGCAGTACCCAAGTGAAATTTCCGGAGTAACAAACTCCGATTTCTTGCGCTCAGCCATTAATGCCCGTCGTGAAGAGGGAAGCGAAATTTCTTTGATTCGTTTTATCCGTCTTATGGAAGCGAAGATGAAAGAACTGGACATGAATCCTGAGTTCCTACACCGTTACCTGAACGAAGGCTTCTCCGGTGGTGAGAAGAAACGTAACGAAATTCTACAAATGATGATGCTAGATCCAAAAATCGTGATTCTTGACGAAATTGACTCTGGTCTTGATATTGATGCTTTGAAAATTGTTGCCGAAGGCGTAAACTCCATGCGGAGTGAAGATCGCGGTTTCCTGGTTATTACCCACTATCAACGTCTCTTGAACTACATCAAGCCTGATTTTGTACATGTTATGATGCAAGGCAGAATTGTAAAATCCGGTGGTCCTGAGCTTGCACAACGTCTGGAAGCAGAAGGCTACGAATGGATTAAAGAAGAACTTGGAATTGAAGACGAAACAGTAGGGCAAGACGCGTAA
- the sufD gene encoding Fe-S cluster assembly protein SufD: protein MTTQTILPVDAERLSELSHSSGEPGWLKESRLKALELAATLTLPKLEKTRIDRWNVNNYGSYKASETIASLKDAPASISSLIKDQEEGSLIIQRNSGAVYTRLAPELAAQGVIFTDLQTAVKEHGDLVQRYLHKAIQPDEHSIAALHAALWNGGVFLYVPKNVVVETPLQAVLLTDDAEASFVPHILIVADTNSSLTYVDNYVSDKEEAGLHNGAVEVFVGAGAKVRYATVHQLGVDTTDVTYRRAVVENDGTIEWIVGEMNYGDTASDTKSVLKGNGSSSDAKVIAVGTGSQKLNYTTQAQHFGKNTPSDMITRAVMRDNATSIINGITKIEKGATRADGQQTEKVLMLSPKARGDANPILLIDEDDVTAGHAASVGQVNHEQVFYLMSRGITRHDAETLIIYGFLAPVVSQIPLEGLRNQLQSLVERKLGQ, encoded by the coding sequence ATGACGACACAGACCATTCTTCCGGTGGATGCCGAGCGCTTGAGCGAATTATCGCATAGTAGCGGCGAACCGGGTTGGCTGAAAGAAAGCCGCTTGAAAGCACTTGAACTGGCAGCTACTCTGACACTGCCTAAATTAGAGAAGACACGGATTGATCGTTGGAATGTGAATAATTATGGTAGCTACAAAGCAAGCGAAACCATTGCTTCACTGAAGGATGCACCTGCTTCCATTTCCTCCTTGATCAAGGATCAGGAAGAAGGCAGTCTGATTATTCAACGTAACTCTGGTGCAGTATATACACGACTAGCTCCTGAACTTGCAGCACAAGGTGTTATTTTTACCGATCTGCAAACGGCTGTTAAAGAGCACGGAGATTTGGTACAACGTTACCTTCATAAGGCGATTCAGCCTGACGAGCATTCTATCGCTGCGCTTCATGCAGCACTATGGAACGGGGGAGTATTCCTCTATGTTCCTAAGAATGTAGTGGTTGAAACTCCACTTCAGGCGGTGCTGTTAACAGATGATGCGGAAGCTTCATTTGTTCCTCACATTCTGATTGTAGCGGATACTAACAGCTCCCTGACATACGTAGACAACTACGTGTCGGATAAAGAGGAAGCTGGCTTGCACAATGGTGCTGTAGAAGTATTCGTGGGTGCAGGTGCTAAAGTACGTTATGCTACAGTGCATCAGCTGGGCGTGGATACAACAGATGTGACTTACCGCCGCGCTGTTGTTGAGAATGACGGAACGATCGAATGGATTGTTGGAGAGATGAACTATGGTGATACAGCAAGTGATACCAAATCTGTACTCAAAGGTAATGGCTCTAGCTCGGATGCTAAAGTAATTGCTGTAGGTACGGGATCACAGAAACTGAATTACACAACTCAAGCTCAGCATTTCGGCAAAAATACCCCAAGTGACATGATCACTCGTGCGGTTATGCGTGATAATGCTACTTCTATCATCAACGGAATTACCAAGATCGAGAAAGGTGCTACAAGAGCCGACGGTCAGCAAACGGAGAAAGTATTGATGCTGAGTCCAAAAGCCCGTGGTGACGCCAATCCGATCCTACTGATTGATGAAGATGATGTTACAGCAGGCCATGCCGCTTCCGTAGGTCAGGTCAATCACGAGCAAGTCTTTTACCTGATGTCCCGCGGAATTACACGGCATGATGCAGAAACTCTGATCATCTATGGCTTCTTGGCTCCTGTTGTGTCGCAAATTCCACTAGAGGGACTGCGCAATCAGCTCCAATCTCTTGTGGAAAGGAAGTTAGGTCAATGA
- a CDS encoding cysteine desulfurase gives MISNAIREQFPILNQNVNGHPLVYLDSAATSQKPRQVIEAVKSYYEWDNANVHRGVHTLGSRATDAYEGAREKLAKFINARSTKEIIFTRGTTTALNLVASSYGPSAVGEGDEIVITLMEHHSNLIPWQQLAKKTGATLKYIPLQPDGTITLEDAEKTITDKTKIVAIAYVSNVMGVTHPIKELAAIAHRNGAVIVVDGAQSTPHMKVDMQDLDCDFYALSGHKMLAPTGIGALYGKRALLEAMEPIEFGGEMIDDVGLYESTWKELPWKFEGGTPIIAGAVGLGAAVDFLQEIGMDEIHSHEKQLAAYAEQRLSEIDGLTIYGPRNREVGVVTFNLGDVHPHDVATVLDAEGIAIRAGHHCCQPLMRWLEASSTARASFYLYNTEQDVDRLVDALIKTKEYFGYELG, from the coding sequence ATGATTAGCAACGCCATCCGGGAGCAATTTCCCATACTGAACCAGAATGTGAACGGCCATCCACTGGTCTATCTTGACAGTGCTGCTACTTCACAGAAGCCTCGTCAAGTGATTGAGGCGGTCAAGTCGTATTATGAGTGGGATAACGCCAACGTACACCGTGGCGTCCATACTCTAGGCAGCCGTGCAACAGATGCCTACGAGGGAGCCCGGGAGAAGCTAGCTAAGTTTATTAACGCCCGCAGCACTAAAGAAATCATCTTTACGCGCGGCACAACCACTGCCCTAAATCTTGTTGCCTCTTCTTACGGGCCATCTGCAGTGGGTGAAGGCGATGAAATTGTCATCACCCTGATGGAGCATCATAGTAATTTGATCCCCTGGCAGCAGCTAGCTAAGAAGACAGGTGCTACTTTAAAATATATACCGTTGCAACCTGACGGAACGATTACGCTTGAAGATGCTGAGAAGACGATTACGGATAAAACCAAGATCGTTGCTATCGCTTATGTGTCTAATGTTATGGGAGTAACTCATCCGATTAAAGAGCTTGCGGCGATTGCTCATCGAAACGGTGCGGTAATTGTCGTAGACGGCGCACAGAGCACACCTCATATGAAGGTCGATATGCAGGATCTGGATTGTGATTTCTATGCACTTTCCGGACATAAAATGCTAGCACCTACTGGAATTGGGGCTTTGTACGGCAAAAGAGCACTCCTTGAAGCCATGGAACCTATTGAGTTCGGTGGCGAAATGATTGATGATGTGGGTCTCTATGAATCGACATGGAAAGAACTTCCTTGGAAGTTTGAGGGCGGTACACCGATCATTGCAGGAGCTGTTGGATTAGGTGCAGCCGTAGATTTCTTACAAGAAATCGGCATGGATGAGATTCACAGCCATGAGAAGCAGCTTGCCGCATACGCAGAACAGCGTTTATCTGAAATTGATGGCTTGACCATTTATGGTCCGCGCAATCGTGAAGTTGGCGTTGTGACTTTTAATCTGGGTGACGTTCACCCGCATGATGTCGCTACAGTACTAGATGCGGAGGGAATTGCTATCCGTGCTGGTCATCACTGCTGTCAGCCGCTGATGCGCTGGCTGGAAGCCAGCTCAACAGCACGTGCGAGCTTTTACCTGTATAACACCGAGCAGGATGTAGATCGACTGGTGGACGCTTTAATCAAGACAAAGGAGTACTTCGGCTATGAACTTGGATGA
- the sufU gene encoding Fe-S cluster assembly sulfur transfer protein SufU — MNLDDLYRRVIMDHYKSPRNRGSFEDDALKIELNNPTCGDRITLQLKVEDGIVKDARYNGEGCSISMSSASMMTEAIKGQTVERALELADNFSLLMKGEDVDFGDYEDIEALSGVNKFPARIKCATLAWNALRKGIDEEEQHK; from the coding sequence ATGAACTTGGATGACTTGTACAGACGCGTTATTATGGATCATTATAAAAGTCCTAGGAATCGTGGTTCATTTGAAGATGATGCTCTGAAAATTGAACTGAATAACCCAACTTGTGGTGACCGTATTACACTTCAGCTTAAGGTAGAGGATGGAATCGTCAAGGATGCCCGTTATAACGGTGAAGGTTGCTCGATCAGTATGTCATCGGCTTCGATGATGACTGAGGCGATCAAAGGACAAACGGTTGAACGAGCACTCGAACTAGCCGATAACTTCTCCTTACTGATGAAGGGTGAAGATGTGGATTTTGGAGATTATGAAGACATTGAAGCCCTATCGGGTGTGAATAAATTCCCTGCGCGGATCAAATGTGCAACACTGGCTTGGAACGCGCTTCGTAAAGGAATTGACGAAGAAGAGCAACATAAATAA
- the sufB gene encoding Fe-S cluster assembly protein SufB — protein MAKKAPDMEEYQYGFRDEHKSIFQSGKGLTAEIVKEISAIKNEPQWMLDFRLKSLEQFRKMPMPTWGGNMDDLDFEDIQYYVRPSEKQGKTWEEVPSEIKETFDKLGIPEAEQKFLAGVSAQYESEVVYHSMQKSLEDQGVIFTDTDTALREHPELLKKFFGTIIPPTDNKFAALNSAVWSGGSFIYVPKGVKCEVPLQAYFRINSENMGQFERTLILADEDSFVHYVEGCTAPIYSTNSLHSAVVEILCMKNSRVRYTTIQNWAPNIYNLVTKRAVAEENATMEWVDGNIGSKLTMKYPAVVLKGRGAKGSVLSIAVAGKGQHQDAGAKMIHLAPDTTSTIVSKSISKHGGKVTYRGLASFGRQAEGAKSNIKCDTLILDNESTSDTIPYNEIMNDNIVLEHEATVSKVSEEQLFYLMSRGLTEAEATQMIVMGFIEPFTKELPMEYAVEMNRLIKFEMEGSIG, from the coding sequence ATGGCTAAGAAAGCGCCTGATATGGAAGAGTACCAATACGGGTTCCGTGATGAGCATAAGTCGATATTCCAGTCTGGTAAAGGTTTGACGGCCGAAATTGTTAAAGAAATTTCAGCAATCAAAAATGAACCACAGTGGATGCTTGATTTCCGCTTAAAATCCCTTGAACAGTTCCGTAAAATGCCGATGCCTACATGGGGCGGCAATATGGATGATTTAGATTTTGAGGATATTCAATATTATGTAAGACCTTCCGAGAAACAAGGGAAGACTTGGGAAGAAGTTCCTTCCGAAATCAAGGAAACCTTTGATAAGCTGGGTATTCCTGAAGCGGAACAGAAGTTCCTCGCCGGCGTATCGGCACAATATGAATCTGAGGTTGTATACCACAGCATGCAGAAGAGCCTTGAAGATCAAGGGGTTATTTTTACAGATACCGATACTGCACTGCGTGAACATCCAGAACTTCTTAAGAAGTTTTTCGGGACGATCATCCCTCCAACCGATAATAAATTTGCAGCACTTAACAGTGCAGTTTGGTCAGGCGGAAGCTTCATCTACGTTCCTAAAGGTGTGAAATGTGAAGTTCCTTTGCAGGCTTACTTCCGTATTAACTCCGAGAACATGGGACAATTTGAGCGTACCTTGATCCTCGCTGACGAAGATAGCTTCGTGCATTATGTAGAAGGCTGTACAGCGCCAATCTACAGCACGAATTCTCTGCACAGTGCGGTTGTTGAAATCTTGTGTATGAAGAACTCACGCGTTCGTTATACTACGATTCAGAACTGGGCTCCAAACATCTACAACCTCGTTACTAAACGTGCGGTTGCAGAAGAGAATGCTACGATGGAATGGGTCGATGGCAACATCGGTTCCAAGCTGACTATGAAATACCCTGCGGTTGTTCTTAAAGGCCGTGGAGCTAAAGGTTCAGTACTGTCCATCGCGGTAGCGGGTAAAGGCCAGCATCAGGATGCTGGTGCCAAGATGATCCATTTGGCTCCAGACACAACATCCACTATTGTATCGAAATCGATCAGTAAGCACGGCGGTAAAGTAACTTATCGTGGTCTTGCTTCCTTTGGCCGTCAAGCAGAAGGTGCGAAATCGAACATCAAATGTGATACACTCATTTTGGATAACGAATCCACTTCGGATACGATTCCTTACAATGAAATCATGAACGATAACATCGTGCTTGAGCACGAAGCAACGGTATCCAAAGTTTCTGAGGAGCAGCTGTTCTATCTAATGAGCCGCGGCCTAACAGAAGCTGAGGCAACTCAAATGATCGTTATGGGCTTCATCGAGCCGTTCACCAAAGAACTGCCGATGGAATATGCGGTCGAAATGAACCGTTTGATAAAATTCGAAATGGAAGGAAGTATCGGTTAA
- a CDS encoding ABC transporter ATP-binding protein has protein sequence MDVLRQLRGYYREKLHYLILSIVCLAAATAVGLITPNLLRKLIDEVIVPLKFKEVPVLALSVLAVVIVKACLQFAHGFFGGRLGNFLAYRLRNACYEKLQFLSFRYYDTAKTGDLMSRLTGDLEAIRNFIGFGFAQLLNVFFMVLFGSIMMFTINWQLTLVTLITMPFLAAVALRFESKIHPAFQEMRLALSSLTTAVQENITGVRTVKSFAREAHEVEKFSHRNERYKNNQIFAAELWSKFFPVMELLASVSIAILLGVGGTLVINGKMSLGELVAFFSLIWYIIGPVWGLGFHINNYTQSKASGERVLEVLNQKIDVKDKEDARELVPSEVKGDVAFNHVTFAYGNKMPAVTDIHFEAKSGEIIGFLGGTGSGKSTITQLMMRAYDVNEGSITLDGIDIREYSVRSLRSQIATVFQETFLFSSSIRNNISYGLKNVSMEEIIRAAQLAKAHDFIMEMADGYDTVVGERGMGLSGGQKQRIAIARALLKNPRILILDDATSAVDMETEHEIQAGFQEVMNGRTTLIIAHRISSLRHADQIIVMNEGHVQQRGTHQELIEVPGPYQDVYRIQYADYLARATGRGEE, from the coding sequence ATGGATGTTCTCAGGCAACTGCGAGGCTATTACCGAGAGAAGCTACATTATTTGATTCTTTCGATTGTATGCTTGGCCGCCGCAACTGCAGTGGGGCTAATTACCCCCAATTTGTTAAGGAAGCTGATCGATGAAGTAATTGTTCCACTCAAGTTTAAAGAGGTGCCCGTGTTGGCTCTCAGTGTGTTAGCTGTAGTAATCGTAAAAGCATGCCTGCAATTTGCACATGGTTTTTTTGGAGGGCGGTTAGGTAATTTTCTAGCATATCGGCTACGTAACGCTTGTTATGAGAAATTACAATTTCTATCTTTCCGTTATTATGATACCGCGAAAACAGGAGATCTGATGTCCCGGCTGACCGGGGATTTGGAAGCGATTCGGAACTTTATCGGTTTTGGTTTTGCTCAGTTGCTAAATGTGTTTTTTATGGTGCTCTTTGGTTCTATCATGATGTTCACCATTAATTGGCAGCTAACATTGGTTACTTTGATTACTATGCCATTTCTGGCAGCAGTAGCTTTAAGATTTGAGTCCAAGATTCATCCGGCCTTCCAAGAGATGCGCCTTGCGCTGAGTTCTCTGACAACGGCTGTACAGGAGAATATCACGGGTGTGCGAACTGTCAAATCGTTTGCTAGAGAGGCTCACGAAGTTGAAAAATTCTCACACCGTAATGAACGTTATAAGAATAATCAGATTTTTGCCGCTGAGCTCTGGAGTAAGTTTTTTCCGGTCATGGAGCTTTTAGCATCGGTCAGTATAGCTATCCTGTTAGGCGTAGGTGGTACACTCGTCATTAACGGGAAAATGTCACTAGGTGAATTGGTTGCCTTCTTCAGTTTGATTTGGTACATCATTGGACCGGTATGGGGTCTAGGCTTTCATATTAATAACTATACACAGTCCAAAGCTTCGGGAGAACGTGTACTTGAAGTACTTAATCAAAAAATTGATGTTAAGGATAAAGAGGATGCCCGTGAACTGGTGCCTTCCGAGGTTAAGGGGGATGTTGCCTTTAATCATGTCACCTTTGCGTACGGGAACAAAATGCCTGCTGTTACTGACATCCATTTTGAAGCTAAATCAGGTGAAATTATCGGATTTCTTGGAGGCACAGGTTCAGGTAAATCCACTATTACTCAACTGATGATGCGTGCTTATGATGTCAATGAAGGGAGTATTACGCTGGATGGCATTGATATTAGAGAGTACAGTGTGCGCAGCCTGCGGTCACAGATTGCCACCGTATTCCAGGAAACATTCCTGTTCTCCTCATCCATCCGCAACAATATTTCATATGGCTTGAAAAATGTAAGCATGGAGGAGATTATCCGTGCTGCACAGCTGGCAAAGGCGCATGATTTCATTATGGAGATGGCAGACGGCTATGACACTGTAGTGGGTGAACGCGGGATGGGTCTCTCTGGCGGACAAAAGCAGCGGATTGCGATCGCAAGAGCCCTGCTTAAGAATCCGCGTATCCTCATCCTCGACGATGCGACCAGTGCGGTCGATATGGAAACGGAACATGAGATTCAAGCGGGATTCCAGGAGGTCATGAATGGGCGTACAACACTTATAATTGCCCATCGGATATCCTCCTTGCGACATGCGGATCAGATCATTGTCATGAACGAAGGTCATGTTCAGCAACGTGGTACTCATCAGGAGCTAATTGAAGTTCCGGGTCCATATCAAGATGTATACCGGATACAATATGCTGACTATCTGGCCAGAGCTACCGGAAGAGGGGAGGAGTGA
- a CDS encoding ABC transporter ATP-binding protein: MKLEAKQNTASGAKRKAAEQKTLDERFVYKDDDVIDKAFDWKQFTRLFSYMKPYAKQMLPLVSIMMILGTITKLTVPFLTSLAIDRAIAPKVGNPSLTLLYSLTAGVIVLYLIQWIAGVYRIKYTNIIGQRVIYDLRSDLFKHIQKLSFNFFDKRPAGSVLVRVTNDINSLQDLFTNGVVNLMIDCVQLLGITIILLLINWKLGLAVMVTVPIMFFISTKLRQKIRIAWQDVRMKNSRINSHLNESIQGIRVTQAYTQERENMNYFDFMNTDSKKSWNKASAMNQAFGPMIEITGGFGTMILFWLGAYLIQSGELTVGLLVAFSSYVSNFWDPINRLGQMYNQLLVAMASSERIFEYLDEQPSVQDNPGAKPLGTIRGDINFNKVVFEYEKGRAALKGIDLDVKAGQSIALVGHTGSGKSTIINLIGRFYDIKSGRITIDGEDIREVTLDSLRRQIGIVLQDTFIFSGTIRDNIRFGRLDATDEEVENAAKAVDAHDFIMKLPGGYETEVEERGSALSMGQRQLLSFARALLANPRILILDEATASIDTETELKIQEALKILLQGRTSFIVAHRLSTIRHADKIVVLDHGEIKEEGTHRELTSRDGVYNGLIEAQFRFL; the protein is encoded by the coding sequence ATGAAACTTGAAGCCAAACAGAACACCGCTTCGGGAGCAAAGCGTAAAGCAGCCGAGCAGAAGACACTTGATGAACGTTTCGTGTACAAAGATGATGATGTGATCGACAAAGCGTTTGACTGGAAGCAGTTCACCAGATTATTCAGCTATATGAAGCCTTACGCCAAACAGATGCTTCCACTGGTTTCTATCATGATGATTCTGGGAACCATTACGAAGCTTACCGTTCCTTTCTTGACAAGTTTAGCTATCGACCGTGCTATAGCGCCTAAGGTTGGGAATCCAAGCTTAACACTTCTTTATTCGCTTACGGCAGGTGTCATTGTCTTATATCTCATTCAATGGATTGCAGGTGTGTACCGGATTAAGTACACGAACATCATTGGACAAAGAGTCATTTATGACTTGCGTTCTGACTTGTTCAAGCATATTCAGAAGCTCTCTTTTAACTTCTTCGATAAACGCCCAGCAGGTTCGGTATTAGTACGTGTGACGAATGATATCAACTCACTGCAGGATTTGTTCACGAACGGGGTAGTCAATCTGATGATTGACTGTGTACAGCTTTTAGGGATTACCATTATTCTGTTATTGATCAACTGGAAACTTGGTCTTGCAGTAATGGTTACGGTTCCGATCATGTTCTTTATTTCTACTAAGCTGCGTCAGAAGATTCGGATCGCTTGGCAGGATGTGCGGATGAAGAACTCTAGAATTAATTCTCACTTGAATGAATCGATTCAGGGGATCAGAGTCACACAAGCATATACACAAGAACGTGAAAACATGAATTATTTCGATTTTATGAATACAGATAGTAAAAAGTCCTGGAATAAAGCATCTGCGATGAACCAAGCTTTCGGGCCGATGATCGAGATCACTGGTGGTTTTGGAACGATGATCCTCTTTTGGCTAGGAGCGTATCTCATCCAATCTGGCGAGCTTACTGTCGGTTTACTGGTAGCGTTCAGTTCTTATGTCAGCAACTTCTGGGACCCGATCAACCGTCTGGGGCAGATGTATAACCAGCTGCTGGTAGCGATGGCCTCCTCAGAACGGATCTTTGAATATTTGGATGAGCAGCCTTCGGTTCAAGATAATCCAGGGGCTAAACCACTAGGAACGATTCGTGGAGATATTAACTTCAATAAGGTCGTTTTTGAATATGAAAAAGGTCGGGCGGCTTTAAAAGGCATCGATCTGGATGTAAAAGCTGGGCAATCGATCGCGCTGGTGGGTCATACTGGCTCGGGGAAAAGCACGATTATTAACCTGATTGGCCGGTTCTATGATATTAAGAGCGGAAGAATTACGATTGACGGTGAAGATATCCGTGAAGTTACTCTAGATAGTCTGAGAAGGCAGATCGGAATCGTGCTGCAGGACACCTTCATTTTCTCAGGAACGATTCGCGATAATATCCGGTTTGGTCGACTGGATGCTACCGATGAAGAAGTGGAAAATGCCGCGAAAGCAGTAGATGCCCATGACTTTATTATGAAGCTTCCTGGAGGGTATGAGACAGAGGTAGAAGAGCGTGGTAGTGCCTTGTCCATGGGACAGCGTCAGCTGCTCTCCTTTGCCCGTGCACTATTGGCGAATCCACGGATTCTGATCCTTGATGAAGCTACGGCAAGTATTGATACAGAGACGGAGCTGAAGATTCAAGAGGCACTCAAAATCTTACTTCAGGGCCGGACCTCCTTTATCGTCGCTCATAGACTATCTACCATCCGCCATGCGGATAAAATAGTTGTTCTGGACCATGGTGAGATTAAAGAAGAAGGAACCCACCGAGAACTGACATCACGTGATGGTGTGTATAACGGATTAATAGAAGCGCAGTTCCGCTTTCTATAG
- a CDS encoding DUF7667 family protein, with amino-acid sequence MLPVHERLAELFTLSRLRQLTASEETEQQQCLQVNATYCWEMARLQNEILLAEQTTDTQWHQDICAQMFELRITGRLPKRPK; translated from the coding sequence ATGCTTCCAGTCCATGAACGTCTTGCCGAGCTGTTCACTCTAAGTCGTCTACGCCAGCTTACAGCCTCCGAAGAAACGGAACAACAGCAATGCCTACAGGTGAATGCCACTTACTGTTGGGAAATGGCACGACTACAAAATGAAATACTGTTAGCGGAACAAACAACGGATACACAGTGGCATCAGGATATTTGTGCCCAAATGTTTGAGCTACGTATAACGGGTAGATTGCCTAAACGTCCGAAATAA
- a CDS encoding HD-GYP domain-containing protein: MRVHVSDLKPGNHLNADAYSSRGLHVLPKGSLLQINDIAKLMQLGVDYVDIETLEEEVSPLSRPSIIQTVTTSFDTMIDGFESLYMEALLKGSFNQSVVNDILQPSLQTLDKHKDVVSLLLLLDREDNYTYNHSLQVGMLSYYIAIWLGYSKQECYEIGRAGYLIDIGKCRISPSLLNKPGKLTPDEFEEIKLHTKYGYEIIRNSMDDSYTALAALQHHEREDGSGYPSGLTKTDIHPYAQIAAVADIYSAMTSKRVYQSKQELISVLREINNLSFGKLNAKTVQAFIQHLMPNFIGKRVLLNTGDNGVIIMNNLVDIFRPLVKVDGMFVDLSRERNVAIVEIYMD, encoded by the coding sequence TTGAGAGTACACGTCTCGGATCTAAAACCTGGTAATCACCTTAACGCGGACGCGTATAGTTCTAGGGGTTTACATGTATTACCAAAAGGATCACTGCTCCAAATAAATGATATCGCCAAGCTGATGCAGCTTGGAGTTGATTATGTTGATATCGAGACGTTAGAGGAAGAGGTATCCCCCCTCAGCAGACCTTCAATTATTCAGACGGTGACCACTAGTTTTGATACCATGATTGATGGCTTCGAGTCTCTTTATATGGAAGCGTTATTAAAAGGAAGCTTCAACCAATCCGTGGTAAACGACATTCTTCAGCCTTCGCTTCAAACTTTGGACAAGCATAAAGATGTAGTGTCCCTCCTGCTTTTGCTAGATCGGGAAGATAACTATACCTACAATCATTCCCTTCAGGTGGGCATGCTCTCTTATTATATTGCGATATGGCTTGGTTATTCCAAACAAGAATGCTATGAAATTGGTCGTGCAGGCTATTTGATTGATATTGGAAAATGCCGAATTTCACCCTCTCTCTTGAATAAACCAGGGAAGCTAACGCCAGATGAGTTCGAGGAAATTAAACTACATACTAAGTACGGCTACGAAATTATACGTAATTCCATGGACGATTCTTACACAGCTTTGGCTGCTCTCCAACATCATGAGCGTGAGGACGGCTCTGGCTATCCGAGCGGTCTAACCAAAACTGATATTCATCCTTATGCACAAATTGCAGCTGTAGCTGACATTTATAGTGCGATGACTTCTAAACGAGTCTATCAGTCGAAGCAAGAGCTTATTTCCGTCCTGCGTGAAATAAACAATCTAAGTTTCGGCAAACTGAACGCTAAAACCGTTCAAGCCTTTATCCAGCATTTAATGCCCAACTTCATCGGCAAGCGTGTGTTGCTGAACACAGGTGATAATGGCGTAATTATTATGAACAATCTGGTCGATATTTTCCGACCACTGGTAAAGGTGGACGGAATGTTCGTGGATCTTTCCCGCGAACGGAACGTTGCCATTGTAGAAATTTACATGGACTAA